A window from Lactiplantibacillus pentosus encodes these proteins:
- a CDS encoding aldo/keto reductase — translation MKTIQIGASQLKASAVALGIMRMVRLDPSAAANVLAQVHDRGINYIDSADIYGNGDSERIFGQALKQSGLKREDFFIQSKGGIVLDPKKSSGELVFGQRYDFSKQHLIATVDKILQRMQLDYLDAFLLHRPDPLMDPAEVAAAFDELQASGKVRHFGVSNFNPMQVEMLQAAVNQKLMINQLQFGVMHTGPIQFGLHTNMQDAASLNHDGEIIEYSRLHHMTIQAWSPYQYGMFAGTFIDNPKFPELNKKLQALADQYGVTKNAIATAWILRHPANMQVILGSMNPQHLDESIAGADVTLTRQEWYDVYFAAGNDLP, via the coding sequence ATGAAAACAATTCAAATTGGCGCGAGTCAGCTCAAAGCGTCCGCAGTTGCGTTAGGAATCATGCGGATGGTGCGGTTGGACCCCAGTGCAGCGGCAAATGTCTTGGCGCAAGTTCACGACCGGGGTATTAACTATATTGATTCCGCGGATATTTATGGTAATGGTGATTCGGAGCGAATCTTCGGACAGGCGTTAAAGCAATCAGGCTTGAAGCGAGAAGACTTCTTCATTCAATCCAAGGGTGGCATCGTCCTGGACCCGAAGAAGAGCTCCGGCGAATTAGTCTTTGGGCAACGGTATGATTTTTCCAAACAGCATTTGATTGCGACGGTCGATAAAATCTTGCAACGGATGCAGCTGGACTACCTCGATGCATTTCTATTGCACCGGCCAGACCCTTTGATGGATCCCGCTGAAGTAGCCGCAGCGTTTGATGAATTGCAAGCTTCCGGTAAAGTACGTCACTTTGGAGTTTCCAACTTTAATCCCATGCAAGTCGAGATGTTACAGGCTGCGGTGAATCAGAAGTTAATGATTAACCAACTACAATTTGGCGTGATGCACACGGGTCCCATTCAGTTTGGCCTGCACACCAACATGCAAGATGCGGCTAGCCTCAATCATGATGGGGAAATCATTGAATATTCGCGGCTGCATCACATGACGATTCAAGCTTGGTCGCCATATCAATACGGGATGTTTGCGGGGACCTTCATCGACAATCCGAAGTTTCCAGAACTGAACAAGAAATTACAAGCATTAGCCGACCAATACGGTGTGACCAAGAATGCGATTGCGACGGCCTGGATCTTACGTCATCCAGCTAATATGCAAGTCATTTTAGGGTCAATGAATCCGCAACACCTTGATGAGAGTATCGCGGGTGCTGACGTCACATTGACACGCCAAGAATGGTACGACGTTTACTTTGCGGCGGGCAACGATTTACCTTAA
- a CDS encoding MDR family MFS transporter produces the protein MKTKISKSTMTIAWVVVFGAMAPLLDSTMINIAINDLVNSFDTNVTTVQWAVTGYLLATGVAVPFSSWLLDKFDGKAVFMAGEILFGLGSIFAALAPSIQLLILARLIQGFAGGLIMPLLTTLLVQTAGAAVMGQMMATVGLPMILGPLVGPVIGGIIIKVTSWHWIFWINVPIVILSLVLIVWKMPHYPAQNRQAKMDFIGILLLIVASSAIIYSLVNIAHTTSFDNQTSLEMLALGIAALIGYVGWAAWKKGRAVVPLQLFAFKSFIGSGLGLFVAGTVLNGAMLLLPLYFQNVRGMSVVMAALALVPQGLGMLVSRTLTGKLTDQIGAKYVVLVSVIITCIGTLPFYWFGQHTAYWIMGVVLFIRGIGAGGILMPLMADAYTGMQPKQVPAATIGTRIIQNIGSAFGSALITTIVTQYLTHQVAIFKQHLNSGAYHVNATHLQAFTATHLAAIRLAGYQQGFLVIAVAALVIILPTLLLTNKLRTEK, from the coding sequence ATGAAAACTAAAATTTCGAAGTCAACAATGACGATCGCATGGGTCGTTGTGTTCGGTGCAATGGCACCATTATTGGATTCGACGATGATCAACATCGCAATCAATGATTTAGTGAACAGTTTTGATACTAATGTGACCACCGTGCAGTGGGCGGTTACTGGCTACTTATTGGCAACCGGAGTCGCAGTACCATTTTCTAGCTGGCTGTTAGATAAATTTGATGGGAAGGCCGTTTTTATGGCTGGTGAGATCTTATTTGGCCTGGGATCGATTTTTGCCGCGCTGGCGCCAAGTATTCAATTGTTAATTCTGGCGCGTCTCATACAAGGCTTTGCCGGCGGGCTGATTATGCCGTTATTGACAACGTTACTTGTGCAGACAGCAGGTGCAGCGGTTATGGGCCAAATGATGGCAACAGTTGGCTTACCGATGATTCTTGGACCACTGGTTGGGCCAGTCATTGGTGGCATTATCATTAAAGTGACTTCGTGGCATTGGATTTTTTGGATTAATGTTCCAATTGTCATCCTTTCGTTGGTCTTAATCGTCTGGAAAATGCCGCACTACCCAGCTCAAAATCGTCAAGCAAAAATGGACTTCATCGGTATTCTATTGTTGATCGTCGCGTCTAGTGCAATCATCTATAGTTTGGTGAATATTGCGCACACGACTAGCTTCGACAACCAAACGAGCCTTGAAATGCTTGCACTTGGGATAGCTGCTTTGATTGGCTATGTTGGTTGGGCGGCATGGAAAAAGGGACGAGCGGTTGTTCCGCTGCAACTGTTTGCTTTTAAGTCATTTATTGGCTCTGGGCTAGGATTATTTGTTGCCGGCACTGTTTTGAATGGTGCGATGTTACTCTTGCCACTTTATTTTCAAAATGTGCGTGGTATGAGTGTGGTGATGGCTGCTTTGGCACTGGTTCCCCAGGGGTTAGGGATGTTAGTATCTCGGACGCTGACCGGTAAGTTGACTGATCAAATTGGGGCGAAGTACGTGGTGTTAGTTAGTGTCATTATTACTTGTATTGGGACATTGCCGTTTTATTGGTTTGGACAACATACCGCTTACTGGATCATGGGAGTCGTGTTGTTTATTCGTGGCATTGGCGCTGGTGGAATTTTGATGCCGTTAATGGCGGATGCGTACACGGGCATGCAGCCAAAGCAAGTACCCGCAGCGACGATTGGGACTCGTATTATCCAGAATATCGGTAGCGCGTTTGGCTCGGCCTTGATTACAACGATCGTAACGCAGTATTTAACGCATCAAGTCGCTATATTCAAGCAGCACCTGAATTCCGGTGCCTACCACGTGAATGCGACTCACCTACAAGCATTTACGGCGACCCATTTAGCGGCGATTCGGTTGGCTGGATATCAACAGGGATTCCTCGTGATTGCTGTCGCTGCGCTAGTCATTATTTTACCGACGCTACTGTTAACGAACAAACTAAGGACAGAAAAATAG
- a CDS encoding TetR/AcrR family transcriptional regulator, with amino-acid sequence MTETRRRGAELEKAIFQATREILSKDGIEQLSFATIAERAGTSKPVLYRRWRSPLELAIAAIQDQIVTENHGRLDELELTGTTLTEDLSQVLKRYIVSIDTFNQAAVITWFQHVDQPSNPEVRALLESVKAIDAHAIDRVCQRAQKRGELKAGTLPIELKLLPFDWLRYRAFTNEPITDATLKFLIDDLLVPAYYHVLG; translated from the coding sequence ATGACAGAAACGCGTCGTCGCGGGGCCGAATTGGAAAAAGCTATTTTTCAAGCTACGCGCGAAATTTTAAGCAAAGATGGCATCGAACAACTTAGTTTTGCTACTATCGCTGAACGTGCGGGTACTAGTAAACCTGTACTCTATCGACGCTGGCGTTCACCACTGGAGTTAGCTATCGCTGCCATTCAAGATCAAATCGTTACTGAAAATCATGGTCGATTGGATGAACTCGAATTAACTGGAACAACACTTACCGAAGACTTATCACAAGTTCTTAAACGATACATCGTTAGCATCGACACATTCAATCAGGCGGCAGTCATCACTTGGTTTCAACACGTTGACCAGCCAAGCAATCCTGAAGTTCGGGCGCTACTTGAATCTGTTAAGGCCATCGATGCGCACGCCATCGATCGTGTCTGTCAGCGGGCCCAAAAGCGCGGTGAGCTAAAAGCGGGGACACTTCCAATTGAATTAAAATTATTGCCTTTCGATTGGCTTCGTTATCGGGCTTTTACCAACGAACCAATCACGGATGCAACGCTAAAATTTCTAATTGACGACTTATTAGTTCCTGCCTATTATCACGTATTGGGCTAA
- a CDS encoding transposase yields MCLACSSETGQLYVQGKIDVEPILGKLNVSLRFNRFWVRGFERVIGEVEIVAMVFNIMKLVVRGPAKNTDVSK; encoded by the coding sequence GTGTGCCTTGCTTGCAGTTCAGAAACTGGTCAGCTCTATGTTCAAGGCAAGATTGATGTTGAACCAATTTTGGGTAAGTTGAATGTTTCTTTGCGGTTTAATCGTTTCTGGGTGCGTGGCTTCGAGCGAGTCATCGGAGAAGTCGAAATCGTCGCCATGGTATTCAACATCATGAAACTGGTCGTACGGGGGCCAGCTAAAAATACAGACGTCAGCAAATAG
- a CDS encoding ABC transporter substrate-binding protein: MRLVKRWQGIKLGLVVGLACSLLLGACGTTKQTSSTTVTRTDYLKHKVKVPKHPKRVIGSYLEDDLVALGIKPVVQWSVKNGSGTQEYLKKSLKGVPLIDYSLPYEAVTKAKPDLILMGTSSAVANGKYAQYSKIAPTYVVKNGTNVTWRQTFLDVAKAVNRQAKAKKVLAKYDQKVATTRKALKKSGQHKVAVLWVTNNTAYMVNDSSASGALLYGDLKLGEPSLVKQVSKSATADWSAVSLEKLVKLDADDIFLVNSQKGAALFKDPLWKNIKAVKNKHLYQYGDSSSWQYSGPIAYSQMIDMVKKDLLK, translated from the coding sequence ATGAGATTGGTAAAACGGTGGCAGGGAATCAAGTTAGGGTTAGTCGTGGGGCTCGCGTGCAGCCTATTATTAGGCGCTTGTGGGACTACGAAGCAGACCAGTTCGACGACGGTGACGCGCACAGATTACTTAAAACATAAGGTCAAAGTACCGAAGCATCCCAAACGCGTGATTGGGAGTTACTTAGAAGATGATTTAGTTGCCCTTGGCATCAAGCCGGTCGTGCAGTGGTCGGTCAAAAACGGGAGTGGCACGCAGGAATATTTGAAGAAGTCGTTAAAGGGCGTTCCGTTGATTGATTATTCCTTACCCTATGAAGCGGTGACGAAAGCCAAGCCGGATTTAATTCTGATGGGTACGAGTAGCGCGGTCGCGAATGGCAAGTATGCCCAGTACAGCAAAATCGCGCCGACCTACGTCGTGAAGAATGGGACTAATGTAACTTGGCGCCAGACCTTCTTAGACGTGGCCAAGGCGGTCAATCGGCAGGCTAAGGCCAAAAAGGTGCTCGCCAAGTACGATCAGAAGGTTGCGACCACTCGTAAGGCGTTGAAGAAATCAGGCCAACATAAAGTCGCTGTCCTGTGGGTGACCAATAATACGGCTTACATGGTCAATGACAGTTCTGCCAGCGGCGCACTATTGTACGGTGATTTGAAGCTCGGTGAGCCTAGCTTGGTCAAACAAGTTTCTAAATCCGCGACTGCGGACTGGTCGGCAGTTTCATTGGAGAAGCTCGTTAAGTTGGATGCGGACGACATTTTCTTAGTCAACAGCCAGAAGGGGGCCGCCCTGTTTAAGGACCCACTGTGGAAAAATATCAAAGCTGTCAAGAACAAGCATCTGTACCAGTACGGCGATAGCAGCAGTTGGCAGTATTCTGGCCCAATTGCCTATTCACAAATGATTGATATGGTGAAGAAGGACTTGTTGAAGTAG
- a CDS encoding ABC transporter ATP-binding protein: MNTIEAQNVCLGYGTKVIVDQLSLTIPQGQITTLIGPNGSGKSTLIRSIAHLLKPTTGVILLDHQNIQHIKSKAFAKKIAVLPQTNQAANDLTVDELVTFGRLPYRHPLSSLSATDHEKIEWALTQASLQDLRNRPLSTLSGGQRQRAWIAMAVAQDTETIILDEPTTYLDLTHQLEVMQLVQQLNQQAHRTIIMALHDLNHAARFSDQLIALKDGHVLAHGPVASVMTAANLKTIFNIDGTLVDYQGTPLILTYNGCQGAVHS; the protein is encoded by the coding sequence GTGAATACGATTGAAGCACAAAATGTCTGCCTTGGTTATGGCACCAAAGTCATCGTCGACCAACTCTCACTGACCATTCCACAGGGCCAAATCACCACCTTGATTGGCCCCAATGGTAGTGGCAAGTCGACACTGATCCGGTCAATTGCCCACCTGTTGAAACCAACCACTGGCGTTATCTTACTCGACCATCAGAACATCCAACATATCAAGAGTAAGGCCTTTGCCAAAAAGATTGCGGTCCTGCCGCAAACGAACCAAGCGGCCAACGACTTAACCGTCGACGAACTCGTCACCTTTGGCCGCTTACCTTACCGGCACCCATTGAGCAGTCTCAGTGCCACGGACCACGAGAAGATCGAGTGGGCGTTGACACAAGCTAGTCTGCAGGACCTCCGCAATCGGCCACTCAGCACTTTATCTGGTGGGCAGCGCCAGCGTGCTTGGATTGCCATGGCAGTCGCTCAAGATACCGAGACGATTATCTTGGATGAACCGACGACCTACCTAGACCTGACCCATCAATTGGAAGTCATGCAGCTCGTTCAACAGCTCAATCAGCAGGCCCACCGGACGATTATTATGGCCTTGCACGACTTAAATCACGCCGCCCGCTTCTCAGACCAACTGATTGCGCTCAAGGACGGTCACGTCCTAGCGCACGGCCCGGTTGCAAGCGTCATGACGGCTGCTAATCTAAAAACGATTTTTAATATCGACGGGACCCTAGTCGATTACCAAGGGACGCCATTAATCCTGACCTACAACGGTTGTCAAGGGGCGGTCCATTCATGA
- a CDS encoding FecCD family ABC transporter permease: protein MKTTTKTWLVLGLSVGVLLIVMLLSLRFGADQVRTATVWQALTASKTTTLNQQIIRHIRVPRVLGAALIGAALAGSGALMQAVTRNPLADSGLLGINAGAGLMLTLCLAFWPHLSTIQTTGWAVVGAAVSAGLIFMISTARHVQLDPTILVLAGIAISSLLTAISEGLALVLQLKQDLAFWYFGGLGAVSWSQLNLLGPGLVVGLLLTLLLAPQLNLAYLTDDNAQSLGKSLPLLRGLALVCAVILSGISVALVGTISFVGLMIPHMSRWLVGASYRYSMPLTLILGATLTVGADLIARLVNPPHETPFGIIISLIGVPCFIYLARKESTTA from the coding sequence ATGAAAACGACGACTAAAACTTGGCTCGTTCTTGGGCTCAGCGTTGGCGTCCTGTTAATTGTCATGTTATTAAGTCTCAGATTCGGCGCGGACCAAGTACGAACCGCAACCGTTTGGCAAGCGTTGACGGCTTCTAAGACTACGACCCTCAATCAGCAAATCATCCGCCATATTCGGGTGCCGCGCGTACTGGGGGCGGCGTTGATTGGTGCGGCCCTCGCTGGCAGTGGTGCGCTGATGCAGGCAGTGACGCGTAATCCGTTAGCGGACTCCGGTCTGCTGGGCATTAACGCCGGCGCCGGCTTGATGCTGACGCTCTGTCTCGCATTTTGGCCGCACCTCTCGACTATACAAACGACTGGATGGGCCGTGGTCGGTGCCGCAGTGAGCGCCGGTCTGATTTTTATGATTAGTACCGCCCGCCACGTGCAACTCGACCCAACAATTCTCGTCTTGGCCGGTATCGCCATCAGTAGCCTGCTGACGGCTATTAGTGAAGGCCTAGCCCTTGTCTTGCAGCTCAAACAAGACTTGGCCTTCTGGTATTTTGGCGGTCTCGGCGCCGTTAGCTGGTCGCAGCTGAACTTATTAGGACCCGGACTAGTAGTCGGACTCCTACTGACCTTACTATTAGCACCCCAGTTAAACCTCGCCTACCTGACTGACGATAACGCGCAAAGTTTGGGCAAAAGTTTGCCACTCTTACGTGGACTCGCACTCGTCTGTGCCGTGATTCTTTCAGGTATCTCCGTCGCGTTAGTCGGCACGATCAGTTTCGTCGGCCTAATGATTCCGCACATGTCGCGCTGGTTAGTCGGGGCCAGTTATCGTTACAGTATGCCACTGACCCTGATCTTGGGTGCAACTTTGACGGTTGGCGCTGATTTGATTGCACGCCTCGTCAACCCACCCCACGAAACGCCATTCGGAATCATCATTTCACTGATTGGGGTGCCGTGCTTTATCTACTTGGCACGAAAGGAGTCGACGACCGCATGA
- a CDS encoding FecCD family ABC transporter permease: protein MSQRQRLITWTLALVVIIGCLAVLNLSTGSMAIGWSALVKLLSGQGSATDTLVLLNFRLPRIVLAIIVGWALALAGNVLQTLTNNPMADPSLLGINNGAGLAVMLLIISAGTNPALTFSLPIVALLGAWGSTGLIFLLANQPQRGLSSKRLLLVGVALSGCFSALMVLMTLKLSPDNYQFVMNWLAGSLWGTAWSYIGWALPWLIGGSLILFAQLPVLDAFTLGPTTAQTLGINLKHRQLGLISVAAMLAGVSVAISGGISFIGLITPNLARRIVGPRQRYQLPMAGLLGSALLLAADTLGKLITTTTELPAGVLVALIGAPYFIYLLVQG from the coding sequence ATGAGCCAAAGACAACGTTTAATCACTTGGACGCTGGCATTAGTCGTCATCATCGGCTGCTTAGCGGTTCTCAACCTGAGTACCGGAAGTATGGCGATTGGTTGGTCCGCGCTCGTCAAATTACTGAGTGGGCAAGGTTCCGCGACTGATACACTTGTGTTACTGAACTTTCGGCTTCCGCGAATCGTCCTCGCCATCATCGTCGGCTGGGCCTTGGCATTAGCCGGCAACGTGCTCCAGACACTGACGAACAATCCAATGGCCGATCCGAGTTTATTAGGCATCAATAATGGTGCGGGACTAGCGGTCATGCTATTGATTATTAGTGCAGGCACCAACCCAGCACTGACTTTTAGCCTGCCTATCGTGGCATTACTCGGCGCATGGGGCAGCACCGGCCTGATTTTTCTACTTGCAAACCAGCCCCAACGCGGCCTATCATCCAAACGCCTGTTACTGGTCGGGGTCGCCTTATCAGGATGTTTTTCAGCCTTGATGGTCCTGATGACGCTCAAATTATCACCTGATAACTATCAATTTGTAATGAACTGGCTGGCCGGCAGTCTCTGGGGAACGGCTTGGTCCTATATTGGCTGGGCATTACCGTGGCTGATTGGCGGCAGTCTGATTCTATTCGCACAATTGCCCGTCCTGGACGCCTTCACGTTAGGTCCCACCACTGCACAAACCCTAGGCATCAACTTAAAGCATCGCCAGCTCGGCTTAATCAGTGTTGCTGCGATGCTAGCAGGTGTGAGTGTCGCCATCAGTGGCGGTATCAGCTTCATCGGTCTCATCACGCCTAACCTAGCGCGCCGCATCGTCGGTCCCCGGCAGCGTTACCAGTTACCAATGGCCGGCTTATTAGGGAGCGCACTATTATTGGCGGCTGACACGCTTGGTAAACTGATCACCACGACGACGGAACTCCCCGCTGGCGTGCTAGTCGCGCTGATTGGTGCACCGTACTTCATTTATTTGTTGGTGCAGGGGTAA
- a CDS encoding SDR family oxidoreductase, translating to MSIENKVVVITGASSGIGAATAKLLASKGAKVVLGARREDRLQELSQTIGDNAVYQVTDVTDRAQVKALIDLAVSKFGRVDVLYNNAGTMPQGNLSDREYDKWQMMLNVNIMGVLNGIGEVLPIMQKQQDGLIITTDSVAGHVVYPASAVYNGTKYAVRAIMEGLRQEEKNHGIRSTIVSPGAVRTELVNTIGNTQIQAGISELMNADDSKGLALNPEDIANAVLFAIDQPKHVAISEVLVRPAQQEV from the coding sequence ATGAGTATTGAAAATAAAGTTGTCGTGATTACCGGTGCATCGAGTGGGATTGGCGCTGCCACTGCAAAATTACTCGCGTCGAAGGGTGCTAAAGTCGTATTGGGTGCCCGCCGTGAAGACCGGTTACAGGAATTAAGTCAAACGATTGGCGATAATGCGGTCTATCAAGTGACGGACGTGACTGACCGAGCACAAGTCAAAGCACTGATCGACCTAGCCGTCAGCAAATTTGGCCGCGTGGATGTCTTATACAATAACGCTGGCACGATGCCCCAGGGTAATTTGAGTGACCGTGAATATGATAAATGGCAGATGATGCTAAACGTAAATATCATGGGCGTTTTGAACGGTATCGGCGAAGTCTTACCCATCATGCAAAAGCAACAAGATGGTCTGATTATTACGACCGATTCAGTGGCCGGCCACGTCGTTTACCCGGCATCTGCCGTTTATAATGGAACGAAGTATGCGGTCCGGGCAATCATGGAAGGCTTGCGTCAGGAAGAAAAGAACCACGGGATTCGGTCGACGATCGTTTCACCAGGTGCGGTTCGGACTGAACTAGTCAACACGATTGGTAACACCCAAATTCAGGCCGGAATTAGCGAATTAATGAATGCGGATGACAGTAAAGGATTAGCGTTGAATCCGGAAGACATTGCAAACGCCGTGTTATTTGCGATTGACCAACCTAAGCACGTTGCGATTAGTGAAGTGTTGGTACGGCCGGCGCAACAGGAAGTTTAA
- a CDS encoding DapH/DapD/GlmU-related protein, whose product MNHTAKTLPEIRQILSEITGQDIDDSVEVRLPFWTDYGRNLRLGKRVYINDNVQITDLGGISLADDVLIGPGAMLLSVNHPLAPVKRRAVVVEPIKVERNAWIGAGAKILAGVTIGENAVVGAGAVVTKSVPANTVVAGVPAKVIKTIEG is encoded by the coding sequence TTGAATCACACGGCTAAGACATTACCGGAGATTCGCCAAATCTTGTCCGAAATCACTGGTCAAGATATTGACGACTCCGTGGAAGTGCGGTTGCCATTCTGGACGGATTACGGGCGTAACTTGCGACTCGGTAAACGCGTCTACATCAACGATAATGTTCAGATTACCGATTTGGGCGGCATTAGCTTGGCAGACGACGTGTTGATTGGCCCCGGTGCAATGTTATTATCCGTGAACCATCCCTTGGCCCCGGTTAAACGGCGGGCCGTCGTGGTTGAGCCGATTAAAGTAGAACGCAATGCGTGGATCGGTGCGGGTGCTAAAATCCTGGCGGGTGTCACGATCGGTGAAAATGCGGTCGTCGGCGCTGGTGCAGTTGTTACTAAGTCAGTGCCGGCCAATACCGTGGTTGCGGGCGTTCCCGCCAAAGTCATTAAAACAATCGAAGGGTAA